TCGCCGCGCGTCAGGAACGCCCGGACGCGCGGGTCCTGCGACTCCTCCCGGAGCGTCCTCGGATCGCCGGCGGCGATGATCGTGCGCGCCTCCGAATCCAGCAGTACGGCGCGGTTGCCGATAGTGAAGATGCTGGCCAGTTCGTGCGAGACCATCACGATGGTGGTCCCCAGGCTGTCGCGAAGCTCCATGATCAGGTCGTCCAGCCGGCGGGCGTTGACGGGGTCGAGTCCCGCCGAGGGCTCGTCGAAGAACAGCACGTCCGGGTCCAGGGCCATGGCGCGCGCCAGGGCCGCACGCTTGCGCATGCCGCCGCTGATCTGCGCGGGGTAGTAGCCCTCGAACCCCGCCAGGCCCACGAGCGCCAGCTTCAGGGCCGCCAGGTCCCGCACCTGCGAGCGCGGCATGTCGGTGAACTGCTCCAGGGGCAGTGCGACGTTCTCGGCCAGGGTCAGGGCGCTGAAGAGCGCGCCGGACTGGAAGGACACGCCGATGCGCCGCTGCACCCGGCGGCGCCCGTCGGGGTCGGCGTCCCACAGGCTCACGCCGTCGTAGAGCACCCGGCCGGAGGCGGGCTTCTTCAGCCCGACGAGGGCGCGCAGCACGGTGCTCTTGCCGCTCCCGCTGGGGCCCATGATCACGAACACGTCACCGCAGCGGACCTGGAAGCTGAGCCCGCGCAAGGTCACCTCCTCGCCGTAGGCCAGGGTCAGGTCCTCCACCTCGATGCACGCATTGCCTGAGGCCATTATCGCCCAATTCGGGTCAAATGCCCAACACCGTCGACATGACGGCGGCCACCGAATCGATCACGATGACGGCGACGATGCCCGTCACAACCGCCGAGGTGGCCGCCAGGCCCACGGCGGCGGCGCTGCGCCCGCACTGCAGGCCGCGCAGGCATCCCGCCACGGCCACGGCGACGCCGAAGATCAGGGCCTTGCCGACGCCGATGCCGAAGTCCGTGAGCCGGACGGCCGCCCAGGTCTCCTCGAAGTACTGCGCCAGCGGAATCCCGAACATGGCCCACCCGACCGCCGCCCCGCCCAGTATGCCCATCAGGTTGGAGTAGAGGCACAGCATCGGCATCATGAGGGCCATCGCCAGGATGCGCGGCATCACCAGGAAGTCGAACGGCGAGACGCCCATCGTCTCGAACGCGTCCACCTCCTCGTTGACCCGCATGGTGCCGATCTCGGCGGCGAAGGCGGCGCCCGAACGGCCGGCCAGCAGGATGCCCGTCATGACCGGGGCCATCTCCCGCACCATGCCGAGCCCGACGCCGGCAGCGATGAAGACCTCCGCCCCGAACGCACGGAGCTGATAGGCGCCGACGAAGGCCAGGATCATCCCGACCAACGCGCTGATCAGAGCCACGATCGGCAGCGCGCGCACGCCCGAGTCCTGGATGACCAGCCAGAGGTCGACCGGCCGGAACACGGCGCGCCCCCGCAGAAGCCGCCCCAGCGAGAGCAGAGAGTCGCCCAGGAAGGCCAGCAGCTCCCCTGCCGACCGAACCAGTTCCGCCACCCGCTCCCCGACCCCGGCCAGGAGCCCCGTGCGCACGGACGGCCGCGGCACATCGCGGCGCGGCGCCACGGCCGAGGCCAGCGACAGAAGACGCGTCAGGCCGGCCGGCATGTCCTCGAGGACCACCGGCAGACCGCTCTCGTCCCCATAGGCCTGCAGGGCGCGCAGCAGCGCCAGGAGCGTGGAATCCCAGTCCGCGATCCCGCGGCCGCTGCAGTCGATGCGGCCCGTGGCCTTGCCGACGCCCTCCAGGATCCGGGACCGTTCGGCCGCCACGTCCACCGTCACCCAGCGCCCCGACAGGGCCACCCGCAGGCTCCCCTGCGGCGTGGCCTCCAGGGCGGTCTCATGGCCCGCGTCCATGCACATGCACCTTTCGACGGCCGGGCCGCTGAAACGGCCGGCACGTCCATTCCGACGCACACCCGCCGGGACGGCACAGACGGCCCCGCTCACACCCCCCGGCAGGTCACGCCGAACTGACCCATCCACTCCTTCACCAGCTCCACGCCCACGTCGACGCACCGGTCCAGGTTCGCGCGGTCGACCCATCGCAGGTCGTCCATCGGGCTGTGCGTCGGCGGCCGGCGCCCGGAGCAGTCCGAGCCGATCGACACGGCCTCGACGCCGATGGGCACGAAGGTCGAGGCGTCGCCGCCGCCGCGATTGCGCACGACGAACGCCACGTCGCTGCGCCGCTCGGCGTAGGCGCCGACCTGCCGCTGCAGGCCCTCGCTGCCGCAGACGCTGATGCGGGGCCGGGAGTCGGGGGCGCCGACGACGTCGAAGACCAGCAGCCGCTTCACCTTCAGCGCCTCGTCCCGACAGTTGTCCACGTACCACTTCGAGCCGAACACGCCGAACTCGTGCCCGCCCCAGCCGACGAACCGCAGCCGGGCCCCGCATTCGGCCCCGGCGAACCGCTGCGCGATCGCCAGCACCACGCCGATGCCGGAGGCGTCGTCGCTGGCGCCCGGCGAGTTCGGGGACGCCTCGTGGTGGGCGCAGACCAGGATCACGGGGCCGTCTTCCGGGCCCTTCTCGCCGAACACGTTCCCGGTGGTGCTCTCGGTCTGACGCGCCCGGATCACCATCCGCACGTCCTTGCCCGCCGCCTCGAACAACTGCGGCCCGACCTCCCCGCTCACGCCCATCGCCGGCAGCTTCGACTCCGGCGTGCGGAACATCTTGGTCGAATAGGTGTCCGGGAGGACGCTCTGCATCACCGCGCCGACCGCCCCGGCGGCCTCGAGGTTCAGGAGCAGCGGGTTCCGGTCGGTCACCTCGTTCGTCTCGGACTCCCTGACCAGGGCGATCCTGCCCGCCACGTCGCCTGAGAAGCCGCCGGTCCCGTCCGGCCGGACGGGCGCCAGCGGGGCCGTCACGTCGCACCCCACGCTGTAGAACTGCGCGCCGGCTTCGATGGGCCGGCCCTCCAGGTACATCTCCTCGCCTTCGAACTCCCAACCCGGACACGGGAAGCGCATCTGGCGCGTCTCGTAGCCCATGGCTGCGAGCTGCGCCTCCATCCAGTCACCCGATTCCCGCTCTCCGGGCGAGCCGGTCCAGCGATTCGGCCACGTCTCAACCAGGTGCTCACAGTAGTCCAACGCATCCATCGTTCGGCTCCTCTGTCGGCACGGAGGACATCCAGTGCCTAAGATACGCCCGAACCGCCGGCGATGCAACCTCGGCGCCGCCCGGGCACGCGGCGGGCACGGCCCGCGCGGCGCCTGTTGAACACCGATGGGGGTTGTCGTAGACTCGCCGGCGAGTGCTGTGCAATCCGGCTTCTGGACTCTGCGGGGCGGAGGGACGGTCATGGTGAAATGGGACAGGGCTTGTCGCCGGGCGACGCCGACACGTGAGCGGGTCTTCCTTCACGGGCTGTGGCAGTGGCAGCCGGGGGACGACGCGGCCGCAGCGGCTCCGGCCGACGGGTGGACCGAGGTGCCGGTCCCGGGCCCGTGGCCCGGCGGGGAGGGCCGGCCGGACGTGGACGCCGCGTGGTATCAGACGCGCATCGTCGTGCCGGAGCACTGGGCCGGCCGCCGCGTGGCACTGACCGCCGAGTTCGTCAACTCCTTCGCCACCGTCTACCTGGACGGCCGGAAGGTGGCCGACATCCGCTTCCCGGCCGGCGAGGCCGACCTGACCCCCATGTGCCGGCCAGGCGGCGAGCATGTGCTGAGCATCCTGGTGCGCGCCATGCCGCTGCGCGCCGTGATGATGTCCTACAACGACTCCGACGCGGCCAAGGAGGTGAAGGGCCGGGTGGGCATGCGCGGCCTGTGCGGCGACGTCTGCCTGGAGGGCACCCCCCGCGCGGCCCGCATCGACCACGTGCGCGTCGAGACCTCCGTCCGCGCGTGGCGCCTCGCCTTCAGCACGGCCCTGAAGGACGTCGACCCCGCAGCCACCTACGTCCTGCGAGCCGAGGTGCGCGACGGCGTCGAGACGGTCAAGGAAGTCGTCGGCGAGCCGTTCCGAGGGGCCGACGCCCTGGCCGGGCGCGTGACCTTCGGCGAGGACTGGCATCCGGACAAGCTCTGGGACATGCACACCCCCGGGAACCAGTATGAGGCGACCGTCTCGCTGCTGGCCGCCGACGGGACGCTGCTGGACGAGGCCCTGCCGGAGCGGTTCGGCTTCCGCGAGTTCTGGATCGAGGGCCGCGATTTCTACCTGAACGGCACGCGCGTGTTCCTGTCCTTCGCCCGCGGCCAGCGGGGCTGGACCTACGAGGAGACGCGCAGGAGCCTGGAGCAGCGCCGCAGCGTCGGCATCAACTTCGTGGCGGTGGGCGGCTTCGGATGCCTGCCGGGCGCCCACCGGGGCTTCGACGGCGTGCTGCGCGCCTCCGACGACTACGGCACCGTCGTGGCCCTGACCCAGCCGCACTTCAGCGCGTACGACTGGGACGCCCCCGACGCCGAGCAGACGAACGGCTACGCGCGGCACGCGGAGTTCTACGCGCGCGTGGCCGGCAACCATCCGTCCGTCGTCTTCTACGCCGCCAGCCACAACGGCACCGGCTATGCCGAGGACATGAATCCGGACCTGATCGACGGCCTGGTGGACCGCACGCAGTGGTCGCGCGGCCCCAACGTGGAACGCGCCGAACGCGTGCGGGCGATCATCGAGCGCACGGATCCCACGCGCGTGATGTACCATCACTCGTCCGGCAACCTGGCCACGATGCACACCAGCAACTTCTACTCGAACTTCACGCCCGTGCAGGAGATGAGTGACTGGTTCGGCCACTGGGGCACCGTCGGCGTCAAGCCCGTGCACACCTGCGAGTATGGCGCGCCCCTGTGCTGGGACTGGGCGATGTACCGCGGCTGGTACAAGGGCAAGCGCGAGTACGGCAGCGCCTCCGTGCCCTGGGAGTTCTGCATCGCCGAGTGGAACGCGCAGTTCATGGACGCCGAGTCGTACAAGATCAGCGCGCACGAGGCGGAGAACCTGCGCTGGGAGGCCGAGCGGTTCCGCAACGGCGAACTCTGGCACCGCTGGGACTGGCCCTACGACCTGAACTACCTGCATCCGGAACGCGACCCCGTGCTGGCGATGTACTTCGCCGAGAACTGGCGTGCGTTCCGCACGTGGGGAATGTCGATCACCGCGCCTGAGGGCTACGGGAGCCCGCTCTCGACCGCCGCCCTGATGCGCAACAACCGCCCGCTCCTGGCCTACATCGGCGGCCCGTCCGGCGCCTTCACCCGCAAGGACCACAACTTCCGGCCCGGCGAGTCGTTCGAGAAGCAGCTCATCGTCATCAACAACTCACGGGTGACCGTCACGGCCGACTGCACCTGGACGTTGCACCTGCCGCGGCCCGTCCACGGAAAGCGGGTCATCACGCTGCCCACGGGCGAGCAGGAACGCATCCCGCTCCGGTTCGCACTGCCGGCGGGCCTGCCGGCCGGCCGCTATGAGTTGACAGCCATGGTGCACTTCAGCAGCGGCGAGACGCAGGCCGACACCTTCGCGATCGACGTGCTGCCGGCGCCCGCCGCCGTGCGCGCGCGCCGCCGGATCGCGCTCTTCGACCCGAAGGGCGAGACCGCCGCGATGCTGAAGAAGCTGGGCATCGCCTACCGGCCCGTGGACGCAACGTCGGACCTGAGCCGCTACAGCGTGCTGGTCATCGGCAAGGGCGCCCTGACGCTCGACGGCCCGGCCCCCGACGTCACCCGCGTGCGCGACGGGCTGAAGGTGGTCGTCTTCGAACAGACGGGCGAGGTGCTCGAGAAGCGCTTCGGCTTCCGGATCGCCGAATACGGCCTGCGATGGGTCTACAAGCGCGTGCCGGACCATCCGCTCCTCGCCGGCCTCGCCGGCGAGCACCTCCGCAACTGGCGCGGGGATTCGACGACGCTCCCGCCGCGGCTGAAGTACGAACTGGCCGTCCACTTCGATGGCCCCGAGGTCGAATGGGCCGGCCTGCCCGTCTCGCGCGGCTGGCGCTGCGGCAACCGCGGCAACGTCGCCTCGGCGGTGATCGAGAAGCCGGCGGCCGGCGACTTCCTGCCCATCCTCGACGGCGGCTACTCCCTGCAGTATGCCTCGCTGATGGAATACCGCGAGGGCGACGGCATGGTGCTGTTCTGCCAGACCGACGTGACCGGCCGCACCGAGGCGGACCCCGCCGCCGAGGCGCTGGTGGCCAACATCGTGCGCTACGTCGCCGCCTGGAAGCCGACGCCGCGCCGGACGGTCGTCTACGCGGGCCAGAAGCCGGGCCTCCAGTATCTGAAGGCCGCCGGCGTGTCCCCGACCGCCTACGCCGGCCGCCTGTCGGCCGACCAGGTGCTGGTGCTCGGCCCCGGCGCGCGCCGGGCCGTCGGCGAGAAGGCCGCCTCCGTGAAGCGATGGGTCAAGGGCGGCGGGCCGGTGCTGGCCGTCGGGCTGACCGGCAAGGAGGCCTCCGAACTGCTGCCCCTGGAGGTGAAGACCACCCGGGCGGAGCACATCGCCGCCTGGTTCGAGGCCTTCGGCGTCGGGTCGCCGCTGGTCGGCGTCTCGCCGGCCGACGTCCACAACCGCGACCCGCGCACGCTGCCCCTGGTGGACGACGGGGCGACGCCGGTCGGCAACGGCGTCCTGGCCTTCGCCGAGGACTTCGGCGTCGTCTTCTGCCAGCTTCCCCCGTGGAAGCTCGACTACTCGGGCGAGAAGATGAACGTCAAGCGCACGTTCCGCCGGCTGGCCTATGCCGCCAACCGGCTCCTGGCCAACCTGGGCGCCGCCGGTGCGACGCCGCTGCTGGCGAGCGTCTCCCGGCCGGTCGGCGACGGCGAACGGCGCTGGCTGGACGGGCTCTACCTGGACGTGCCGGAGGAGTGGGACGACCCGTACCGCTTCTTCCGCTGGTAGCGGAAGGACGACGCCCCGCCGCGAGCAGTCGACGGGGCGTGCGCGCTCGATCGGGGCCGGCTCGTCGGCGCAGGAGGCCGGCCCCCGTCATCCGGGCCGGCAGGCGCGCACGGTGGCGATGAGTTCCTCGGTCGGACCGTCCTTGGTGAGATAGGCGATCGCCCCGGCCTCACGCATCGCCTGGGCGACCTCTCCGTCCAGGTGCATCGAGAGGCCGATGACCTTCGCGCGTGACCCGTCGGCCAGTATCCGTCGGGTGGCCTCCACCCCGCTCATCGCGCCCAGAGACACGTCCATGATGATGACGTCGGGCTGAAGCTGCCGCGCCAGCTCGATGGCCTGGGGGCCGTCGGCAGCGTGCCCGACGACCTCGATGTCGGACTCGAACTGGAACAGGCCCGCCAGGCCCTCCCGCACCATCTTGTGGTCGTCCACGATCAGCACGCGGCAGAGGGCGCTCTTGCGACGGATGGCCACCGTCTCCTCGCTCACGCGGCCGGCGGGCTCCTCGGCCGGGCGCGGCGGCTGCTCGGCCGACGGCGCGGTGAGCGTCACGCGCGTGCCCTTCCCCGGCGCCGTCTCCAGCACCATCTGCCCGCCGACCTGCGCCAGGCGTTCCTGGATGCTGAACAGACCGAAGGTCGCGTCGGCGGCGCTGCGCCTGCGCAGGCGGTCGGGGTCGAACCCCTTCCCCTCATCCCGGACGATGATGCGCACGCGCCTGTCGCCCGTCTGCAGGAGCGTCACGCCGGCCTCGGCGGTCCCGGCATGCTTGACGACGTTGAACAGCAGCTCGCGGACGCACTCGAAGAGCAGCGCGCGTATCTCCTCGGAGCGCGGGTCGGCCTTCGTCTCGGCCCGCACGACCACGGTCAACTGGTGCCGCTCCTTCATGCAGGACGCCAGCCAGTTGATCGCCGCGCTCAGACCCGCCTCGTGCAGCACGGGCGGGCAGAGGTCCAGCGCCAGATTCCGGCACGCCGAGAGCGCCTCGCCGAGGATGGCGTCGACGCCCCGGACGGTGGCGAGCAGGCGTTCGCCTTCGGCCTCGCGCTTGACCCATCGCACCTGCATGCGGGCGGCGGCCAGCAACTGCTGGACGTGGTCGTGGAGGATGGTGGCCAGCCGCCTGCGTTCGCGCTGCTCGGCCCGGCCCAACTCGCTGGCGAGGGCGCGCAACTGGTCCGCCTGGTGCTGAACCTGGGCCGTGCGCCGCAGGACGCGCTGCTCCAGCGAGTTGTTCAGCACCCTGAGCGCCCGCTGCGCGTCGATGCGCTGGACGGCCACGGCCACATGGTCGGTGACCGACTTCATCAGGGCCACCTCTTCGACGCCGAAGGCATCGCGCGAGCGCACCCCGAACGAGAGCGTGCCCAGCAGGGCGCCCTGGGCCACCAGGGGGTGGCAGCAGTATGCGCGGATGCCGTGGGACGCGAGCAGCTCCCTGCGAGCGTCCTGCCGCCGCTTGACGGTGCCCGGCACCGCGATGTGGTGGCCATCCGCCGCGGCGCCCCAGTCGGCCGTTTCGAGGTCGATGCGGGCGATCTCCCGGGCGACCTCGGGCGGGATGCCCGCGCAGGCGCTGACGGACAACTCGCGCCCCGGCCGGTCGATGACGCAGATCGAGAAGCACTCGCAGTTCAGGTGCGCCATGCTCAGGCGGCCCACGTCATCCACGGCCTGGTACGGGCCCACCGCCCGCAGCAGGCGTTCGGCGACGGTGGCCAGCAGCTCCAGGCGGCTTCGGCTCGACTCCAGCGCCGCCACCATCCTCCTGTGCTCGCTGATGTCGCTGAACAGCACGGCCACCTGCCTGTCCTCGGGGCGGCCGTGTCGGAAGGCATACACGTCGTACCAGCATCCCAGTTGCGCGGCTCGGCTCTGGAAGCGGCGGGGCTCGCCCGTCAAGGCCACCTGCCCGAAGGCCTCGAACCAGTAGTCCTCGTGCCCGGGGCAGAGTTCGCCCATCGTCCGGCCCTCCGCCTGCGTGAGCCCCGTCTGCCGCACGAAGGCCGGGTTCGTCTCCAGATACCTGTAATCGACGGCCCGGCCGTCGTCCGCGAAGATGACCTCGATGATGCAGAATCCCTCGTCGATGGACTCGAACAGGCTTCGGTAGCGCGCTCGGCTCTCGCGCAGTGCCCTCTCGGCCGCCTTGCTGCCGGTGATGTCGATGTTCACGCCGAAAATGCCCTGCACCGCCCCCCCGACGTGGACGGGAGCCACGACGTTCCGGAAGACCCGCACGCCGTCCCGTCGCCGATAGGTCACCTCTCCGGTGACGACCTCGCCGCCGAACGCCCGCTCGTTGTTCGAAAGCCACTGTCGGAGGACCTCCTCGGACGGGGCGACCTCCTCCGGGCGCTTCCCGACGCGCGGCCCCCAACCGGACCGGCAGACGGGATTGGCGAACGTGTAGCGGCCCTCGGCACTCATGGCCCAGACCTCGAACGGCAGGTTGTCCACCAGCGCACGCAGGCGGGCCTCGCTCTCCACCAGGGCCCGCTCCGCCTGCTTGCTCTCGCGCAGGTCCCGGCCGATGCCCACCATGGTGTCGGCGTTGAACGGCACGTTGCACCACTCGCTCGGGATCACGCCGCCGTCCCCCGTTGCCACATTCCACTCGCGCCACTGCGGCGTGAGCGACCGCATGAAGGCGCTCACCTCGGCGCGTTCGTCCGGATCCGGGAACAGCCGGCTCATGAACTCCCCGTCGGCCGCCGCCGCGTCGGACCATCCGAGGACGCGCCGCGCATGGGTGTTCAGGATGAACCGCTTCAGCTCGGGCTCCCAGATGATCAGCATCATCGGGATGGAGTCGACGATGCCGGACAGTTGGGCCCGCTCCCGGTCGACAGACTCCTGCGCGGTCTTGCGGGCGGTGATGTCGCTGACGGCCAACACAACCTGGCCCGGCGTCGGCGCATACCCGCGCACCTCGAACCAGGCGTCCCGCTGGACGTCGTGGTGCTCGTAGACAACCGGCTCGGCGCTGCCGGCCGCCCGCGCGAACGCCTCGGCCCAGGCCCCGTCGGGCTCCGGCAGCACGTCGCGCAAGGTCCGCCCCACCAGGTCGCCCCGGCTCAGGCCCGTCAGCCGCTCGAAGGCGGGGTTCACGTCCAGGAACCGGCCGTCGCACGGCCGGCCGGCCGCATCCGTGATGACCTCCTGCAGGGCCAGCCCCTCGGCCGCGTGCTCGAACAGGGCCCGGTAACGCCGTTCCGACGCCTGCAGAGCCTCCTCAACCCGGCGCAGGCGCGTCCGAGACGCACCGGCCCGCACGCCGACGGGATCTCCCCCGGTTCGCTCCGGTCCCGGCCGCAGTCCCTCTTCCGTCTCGCTCACGAAGTCAACCCCCATTCAGCCCCCGGAAGCACGCCTGACGCCCCTGCAGATGCGCCTTATACGGCATCCTCCGCCACTCCGTCAAGCGAGCAATGTCGCGCCCGCGACGGCCTGCCCGATGCGGCGCCCCTCGCCCCGCAGTTGGCATCGGCCGTCCACAGGAGTAGACTGCCCCTCGGACCATGCATCGTGCCGCACGGACGCCGTCTAAAGGAAGCCCCGCCGACCGGGGCACAGGAGCCGTCATGAAGAGCGCAACGCAGGTCATTCAAGACGCGCTGGACAGCGTGCCGGTCTACGACCCCCACTGCCATCTGCGGCCGCAGAAGCCCTGGGCCGACAGCCTGGCGGACATCGCGCTGTACCATCACGTCTGGATCGAACTCGTCTCGAGCGGCCTGGGCCAGACGGCCGTCACCGAGACCGGGCTGCCGCACGAGATCTCGGACCCCGGCCTCCCGCCGCTCGAACGCCTGCGGCGGGCGCTGCCGTACCTGCCCAACGTCCGCAACACCACGGCCGGCCTCTGCCTGCGCTGGATCCTGGGGGACCTCTACGGCCTGGACGGCGACCTGAACGAACGGAACCTCGAGGCCGCGTTCCGGGCCGTGGAAGAGCATGCGGACAGCCGGGAGTGGAACGAGCACGTCCTGCGCGAGCGATGCCGCATCGAGTACAACATCACCGTCAAGGACGGCGAGCCGCACGGGCCGCGCCTGCTGCAGGGCCGGGAGAGGATCCCCATCCACCTGGGCGGGAGCCGCTGGGCGCCGCACGAGGCCCTGGCGCGCTACGAGGAGCGGTTCGGGTTCCCGATCCGGAACGCCGACGACTACGGGCGCCTGCTGGCCGCGACGGCCCGCGCCATCGGCAAGGAGGGACTCCGCTTCATCGGCATATCGCTGCCCCCCACGACCGCGCCCGAAGGCGCCCGCCCGGAGGACATCGACGCCGTCATCCGGAAGGCGCTGAACCGGGAGCCGCTCAGCCGGGAGGAACTCGGCGGCGTCTCCCACTTCGCCATCCGGCGGCTGCTCCAGGAACTGCGCGCGACGCCGCTGCGCACGGTGCAGATGCTGGCCGGCGCGCAGGTGCTGCCGCCGCATCGGTCGCTCCCTCAATGGGACGGCGGCTTCACCGGCCACCTCGGCCGGCTCGCAGCCGAGTTCGAGGACTTCCACTTCAACATCTCCGCCGCATCGGACAACTACACGCACGACATCGCCGTCCTGGCCAAGCACGTGCCCAACATCAGCGTGGCCGGGCACTGGTGGCACACGCTCTACCCGCATTACATCCGCCGCGCGATCGAGACGCGCATCGACCTGGTGCCGATGCCCAAGATCGTCGCCTACTTCTCGGACGCCTACCACAGCGAGTGGTGCTACCCGAAGCTGAAGCTCATCAAGGCGATCTGGGCGGACGTGCTGTCGGAGCGCGTCGAGCGCGGTTGGATGGACACGGGCACGGCGACGGACCTGATCCGGGCGGCCTTCTGGGAGAACCCGCGCCGCATCTACGGCGGCCCGTAGGCTGCGGCTACTGCGTTGCGGCGGACTTGTATCCGTCGCTGATCATGCGCGGATCGCGTGCGTGCGAGACGGCGGCGTCATACGAGATCGAGGCGGCCTCGTAGAGGCGGCGCAGCGAATCGTCCATCGAGTGCATCCCGGACCGACGTCCGGTCTGAATCACGCTCTGCAGCTTGGACAGGTCATTTTCCCGGATGACCGATCGGACGGCCGTATTGGCCACCAGCACCTCGGTGGCCAGCACCCGGCCTTTCTTGTCCGCGCGCGTCAGCAGCAGCTGCGCGACGACGCCCTGCAGGCAGTTGGCCAGCTGCGTGATCACCTGGTTCTGCTGTCCGGCCGGAAAGACGTCGACAATCCGCTCCACGGTCTGGAGCGCGTTGGGTGTGTGCAGCGTGGCGATGACGAGGTGGCCCGTCTCGGCGGCAGTAAGTGCGGTGGATATGGTCTCCAGGTTGCGCATCTCGCCCACGCAGATCACGTCGGGGTCCTGCCGGAGCACGTGCACGAGCGCGCGGGCGAACGAGTGGACGTCGGTGCCGACTTCCTGCTGGACGACGATGGCCTTCTTGCAGCGGTGGAGGTACTCGATGGGGTCTTCGATCGTGACGATCTTGCAGCGCCTCTCGCTGTTGATCAGGTCCAGCATGTAGTTCAACGTGGTGGTCTTGCCCATGCCGGTCGGGCCTGTGACGAGCACGAGGCCGGACGTCATCCGGGCGAACTCGTCGACGATCTCCGGCAGGCCGAGCATATCCCGCGTGGGGATGACGGTGTTGCACGACCGCAGGGCCATTTCGGGATGGCCGCCGTGGTAGTAGGCGGTGACGCGGAAGCGACCGAGGGCGCCGTCCTTGATGGAGACGGAAAGCTCCCATTCCTTTTCGAGCTGCGCCCGCTGCTGTTCGGTGAGCAGGCTCAGCGTCATGTGCGCCGCCTGCGCGGGCGTCAGCGGCGGGGCGTCGGCGAGGATGATCTCGCCATGGATCCGGAAGGCCGGCGGGAGCCCGGCGATGACGTGCACGTCGCTGGCCATTGCCTCCCGGGCCTTCTTCATGAGCCGCGCTACCTGGCGATCAAGCTCCATTGTCGCTCCGTGTAAACCAGCGTTTGACGTATCCCCACAGGCTCCTGCGCCGCCGTGCCAGCCGCAGGCGGGCCTGGTCGCACAGCGGGTCGAGCTGCAGGGCTTCCGTGAAGGACTGGGCCGCGTCGGGCAGGCCCAGGGATTCCTGGCAGAGGCCCACCTCGAGCGCGACCGCCGCGTGAAGCGGCATCGCCGCCTGCGCAGCCTTTGCATGGTAGAGCGCCTCCGACCGCCGCCCGTAGCGGCGCAGCACGCGCGCCACCTCGACGTTCATCCAGGCCCGGTCCACCGTGGCCGGGCTTTCGGCGATCGCGCGCAGAAGGCATTCGCCGGCCATGCGCCCGCGACGGGCCAGGAGGACCTCGCCGCGCGCCAGCCACGTGTAGGGGCTGCCGTCCCTGCCGGCCATCGCGCTGTCGGAGAACGCCATCGCGCGGCTGTCCATGCCCGTGCGGGCGCAGATGACGGCGCGGGCGGCGAGCAGGTCCGGGTGGTCCGGGAACATCTCCAGCGCCTTATCCGCCCACACGCCCGCCTCCGTGTACTCCTCCAGTTCGATCAGGATGCGCACCTGCATGAGCCAGCAGCCGCAGGCCGTCGTGTCGCATTCGAGCGCGCGCGAGTAGCTGCGCAGGGCCGCCTCCAGCCGCCCCAGCCGGTATTCCTCGCCGGCGGCCTCCCGGAAATACGAGCAGTCGCGGACCGGCGTCCCCGTGGTCTCGCCGGAATGCCGTCGAGGCCCCGCCTTCGGCCGCTCAAACTCCAGGCTGTCGAACCGGCTCATCCGCCGGGCTCCTCCTTCGGGGCACGCGGAAGCCAGCGGGCGCGCCGAAGCGGCCGCCAGAGCATGAACGCCCGTCCCGCCAGACCGGTCAGACGCGGCATCGCCACGGTCTGGATATACGTGGATACGGGCGGAGCGTCCCCGCCGTGGTCGGTCCGTGCATACTGAGGCGGCAGACAGAGGCAGTGAT
This is a stretch of genomic DNA from Candidatus Brocadiaceae bacterium. It encodes these proteins:
- a CDS encoding PilT/PilU family type 4a pilus ATPase, producing the protein MELDRQVARLMKKAREAMASDVHVIAGLPPAFRIHGEIILADAPPLTPAQAAHMTLSLLTEQQRAQLEKEWELSVSIKDGALGRFRVTAYYHGGHPEMALRSCNTVIPTRDMLGLPEIVDEFARMTSGLVLVTGPTGMGKTTTLNYMLDLINSERRCKIVTIEDPIEYLHRCKKAIVVQQEVGTDVHSFARALVHVLRQDPDVICVGEMRNLETISTALTAAETGHLVIATLHTPNALQTVERIVDVFPAGQQNQVITQLANCLQGVVAQLLLTRADKKGRVLATEVLVANTAVRSVIRENDLSKLQSVIQTGRRSGMHSMDDSLRRLYEAASISYDAAVSHARDPRMISDGYKSAATQ
- a CDS encoding tetratricopeptide repeat protein, which gives rise to MSRFDSLEFERPKAGPRRHSGETTGTPVRDCSYFREAAGEEYRLGRLEAALRSYSRALECDTTACGCWLMQVRILIELEEYTEAGVWADKALEMFPDHPDLLAARAVICARTGMDSRAMAFSDSAMAGRDGSPYTWLARGEVLLARRGRMAGECLLRAIAESPATVDRAWMNVEVARVLRRYGRRSEALYHAKAAQAAMPLHAAVALEVGLCQESLGLPDAAQSFTEALQLDPLCDQARLRLARRRRSLWGYVKRWFTRSDNGA